A single genomic interval of Primulina huaijiensis isolate GDHJ02 chromosome 7, ASM1229523v2, whole genome shotgun sequence harbors:
- the LOC140980663 gene encoding F-box/LRR-repeat protein 17-like isoform X2: MRGHLPHPATPIPDAVFAVKRGKKRGNYSCGRCGLPKKGHSCHLPKNEDEVSSVCTPDTSSTSASVVASEKLDDSSPLSIVRSLPPPMRRRALSFDDVSVAVSAEESETEWVDDPDPNPCGVLPMSCMWEVLRRLPPLGLMAAAGVCKGWRDATRRIWRGTEELRLGVPAKAQIGFLGSMLPKCTGLLKLTLRIESDFDATMLACIAFSCPNLQSMQIFTADTSVNRISGEELSRFITDKRCLTSLKMEGCSTLGSFVIFSNTLSTLWLSDLHSLSKTIVNLPNLKEISLGFSLQENDNTDLTAVMDALGRSCPKLQNIHMASMRLSHAAVLALTAANLRGLRMLSLLLGSAITDGSVASICSSYPKLELLDLSGSSITDSGIGMICNVFPETLSKLLLALCPNITSSGIQFAAAQLPCLELLDCGMTISDPSSQSCTDEEDYGSRLHETPNSKLHLVYQKLIIKHDRLKKLSLWGCSGLDALYLNCPHLKDLNLNSCRNLHPGQRELSCHRKSFSIQTYA, encoded by the exons ATGCGCGGCCACCTACCCCACCCCGCCACTCCCATCCCCGACGCTGTTTTTGCCGTTAAACGTGGCAAGAAACGTGGAAACTATAGCTGCGGTCGATGCGGGTTGCCCAAGAAGGGCCATTCGTGTCATCTGCCGAAAAACGAGGATGAAGTATCCTCTGTGTGCACTCCTGATACGTCTTCCACCTCCGCCTCTGTGGTGGCGTCGGAGAAACTGGACGACAGTTCTCCTCTGTCAATTGTCCGTTCGCTGCCTCCACCGATGCGTCGGCGGGCTCTATCGTTTGACGATGTTAGTGTAGCTGTCTCGGCGGAGGAGTCAGAAACGGAGTGGGTTGATGATCCGGATCCAAACCCTTGTGGGGTGTTGCCAATGAGTTGTATGTGGGAGGTGCTGCGGAGGTTACCGCCGTTGGGGTTGATGGCTGCGGCGGGTGTGTGTAAGGGGTGGAGGGATGCTACTCGGAGGATTTGGAGGGGGACGGAAGAGCTTCGACTTGGGGTTCCGGCGAAAGCCCAGATAGGATTTCTTGGATCCATGCTGCCGAAATGCACTGGACTCCTGAAACTTACGCTTAGAATCGAAAG TGATTTTGATGCAACAATGCTCGCGTGCATTGCCTTCTCATGTCCGAATTTGCAGTCGATGCAGATTTTCACAGCTGATACCTCCGTCAATCGGATCTCTGG GGAGGAATTAAGTCGTTTTATCACCGATAAAAGATGCCTCACGAGTCTCAAGATGGAAGGGTGCAGTACCCTTGGGAGTTTTGTAATTTTTTCAAACACTCTATCTACTCTTTGGCTCTCGGATCTTCACTCGCTCTCGAAAACG ATTGTCAATTTACCGAACTTGAAGGAGATATCTCTAGGATTTTCTCTACAAGAAAACGATAACACAGATCTTACAGCTGTTATGGATGCTCTGGGTAGAAGCTGCCCAAAGCTGCAAAACATCCACATGGCTTCAATGCGGCTGTCACACGCTGCCGTGCTAGCTCTAACAGCTGCAAATTTGAG GGGATTGAGGATGCTGTCTCTCTTACTCGGATCAGCAATAACTGATGGATCGGTGGCATCAATTTGTTCAAGCTACCCAAAGCTCGAATTGCTTGATCTGAGTGG GTCGAGCATCACTGACAGTGGCATTGGAATGATCTGCAATGTCTTTCCTGAAACATTGTCAAAACTTCTACTTGCTCTATGTCCCAACATTACTTCAA GTGGGATTCAATTTGCAGCTGCTCAATTGCCCTGTCTGGAACTCTTGGACTGTGGAATGACAATATCTGATCCCAGTTCGCAAAGCTGTACCGATGAAGAGGATTACGGCTCTAGGTTACATGAAACACCCAACAGCAAGTTGCATCTTGTATACCAGAAGCTAATTATCAAACATGATCGGTTGAAGAAGCTAAGCTTATGGGGTTGTTCCGGCTTGGAT GCCTTATATTTGAACTGTCCTCACCTTAAAGATTTGAACCTCAATTCTTGTAGAAATCTACATCCAG GTCAACGAGAGCTCTCTTGCCATAGAAAATCATTTTCCATCCAAACGTATGCCTGA
- the LOC140980663 gene encoding F-box/LRR-repeat protein 17-like isoform X1, producing MRGHLPHPATPIPDAVFAVKRGKKRGNYSCGRCGLPKKGHSCHLPKNEDEVSSVCTPDTSSTSASVVASEKLDDSSPLSIVRSLPPPMRRRALSFDDVSVAVSAEESETEWVDDPDPNPCGVLPMSCMWEVLRRLPPLGLMAAAGVCKGWRDATRRIWRGTEELRLGVPAKAQIGFLGSMLPKCTGLLKLTLRIESDFDATMLACIAFSCPNLQSMQIFTADTSVNRISGEELSRFITDKRCLTSLKMEGCSTLGSFVIFSNTLSTLWLSDLHSLSKTIVNLPNLKEISLGFSLQENDNTDLTAVMDALGRSCPKLQNIHMASMRLSHAAVLALTAANLRGLRMLSLLLGSAITDGSVASICSSYPKLELLDLSGSSITDSGIGMICNVFPETLSKLLLALCPNITSSGIQFAAAQLPCLELLDCGMTISDPSSQSCTDEEDYGSRLHETPNSKLHLVYQKLIIKHDRLKKLSLWGCSGLDALYLNCPHLKDLNLNSCRNLHPERLLLQCPDLESVHASDCQDMLVKTIENQVNESSLAIENHFPSKRMPDGSKRVQVPYFYSPQHSDDDKKRRRGVKRPCVVAAS from the exons ATGCGCGGCCACCTACCCCACCCCGCCACTCCCATCCCCGACGCTGTTTTTGCCGTTAAACGTGGCAAGAAACGTGGAAACTATAGCTGCGGTCGATGCGGGTTGCCCAAGAAGGGCCATTCGTGTCATCTGCCGAAAAACGAGGATGAAGTATCCTCTGTGTGCACTCCTGATACGTCTTCCACCTCCGCCTCTGTGGTGGCGTCGGAGAAACTGGACGACAGTTCTCCTCTGTCAATTGTCCGTTCGCTGCCTCCACCGATGCGTCGGCGGGCTCTATCGTTTGACGATGTTAGTGTAGCTGTCTCGGCGGAGGAGTCAGAAACGGAGTGGGTTGATGATCCGGATCCAAACCCTTGTGGGGTGTTGCCAATGAGTTGTATGTGGGAGGTGCTGCGGAGGTTACCGCCGTTGGGGTTGATGGCTGCGGCGGGTGTGTGTAAGGGGTGGAGGGATGCTACTCGGAGGATTTGGAGGGGGACGGAAGAGCTTCGACTTGGGGTTCCGGCGAAAGCCCAGATAGGATTTCTTGGATCCATGCTGCCGAAATGCACTGGACTCCTGAAACTTACGCTTAGAATCGAAAG TGATTTTGATGCAACAATGCTCGCGTGCATTGCCTTCTCATGTCCGAATTTGCAGTCGATGCAGATTTTCACAGCTGATACCTCCGTCAATCGGATCTCTGG GGAGGAATTAAGTCGTTTTATCACCGATAAAAGATGCCTCACGAGTCTCAAGATGGAAGGGTGCAGTACCCTTGGGAGTTTTGTAATTTTTTCAAACACTCTATCTACTCTTTGGCTCTCGGATCTTCACTCGCTCTCGAAAACG ATTGTCAATTTACCGAACTTGAAGGAGATATCTCTAGGATTTTCTCTACAAGAAAACGATAACACAGATCTTACAGCTGTTATGGATGCTCTGGGTAGAAGCTGCCCAAAGCTGCAAAACATCCACATGGCTTCAATGCGGCTGTCACACGCTGCCGTGCTAGCTCTAACAGCTGCAAATTTGAG GGGATTGAGGATGCTGTCTCTCTTACTCGGATCAGCAATAACTGATGGATCGGTGGCATCAATTTGTTCAAGCTACCCAAAGCTCGAATTGCTTGATCTGAGTGG GTCGAGCATCACTGACAGTGGCATTGGAATGATCTGCAATGTCTTTCCTGAAACATTGTCAAAACTTCTACTTGCTCTATGTCCCAACATTACTTCAA GTGGGATTCAATTTGCAGCTGCTCAATTGCCCTGTCTGGAACTCTTGGACTGTGGAATGACAATATCTGATCCCAGTTCGCAAAGCTGTACCGATGAAGAGGATTACGGCTCTAGGTTACATGAAACACCCAACAGCAAGTTGCATCTTGTATACCAGAAGCTAATTATCAAACATGATCGGTTGAAGAAGCTAAGCTTATGGGGTTGTTCCGGCTTGGAT GCCTTATATTTGAACTGTCCTCACCTTAAAGATTTGAACCTCAATTCTTGTAGAAATCTACATCCAG AGAGATTGCTACTTCAATGCCCTGATTTAGAAAGTGTTCATGCATCTGATTGCCAAGATATGCTGGTCAAAACAATAGAAAATCAG GTCAACGAGAGCTCTCTTGCCATAGAAAATCATTTTCCATCCAAACGTATGCCTGATGGCTCAAAACGAGTACAGGTCCCATATTTTTATAGCCCTCAG
- the LOC140980664 gene encoding uncharacterized protein, with product MFLLSEVEHTLRLPPHLLSRPLNEAIKGELDSLFSDKVIQSLGLCVSVYDIRSIDGGFISPGDGASTYTVRFRLVMFQPFVGEVISARLKESNKDGLRLSLGFFEDIYVPVPLLPSPNHSEPDPEQKDGIRWIWEYEGENYPIDGTDEIRFRVHKISFPPVPLDLAKKESDKNQSDEKDSEQKNLKPFAPMVVTGSLDGDGLGPISWWV from the exons ATGTTTCTGTTGAGTGAAGTAGAGCACACTCTAAGATTGCCACCTCATCTCCTCAGTCGACCTCTCAATGAAGCCATTAAAGGAGAGCTCGATTCTTTGTTCTCGGACAAG GTTATTCAAAGCCTTGGCTTATGTGTAAGCGTGTACGATATTCGTTCCATTGATGGAGGATTTATCTCTCCGGGAGACGGTGCTTCTACTTATACG GTTAGGTTCAGATTGGTAATGTTTCAGCCATTCGTGGGAGAAGTGATATCTGCCAGGCTGAAAGAATCTAATAAAGATGGTCTACGTT TGTCTCTTGGATTTTTCGAAGATATATATGTACCTGTCCCATTGTTGCCCAGCCCCAATCACTCTGAACCTGATCCAGAGCAGAA GGATGGTATTAGGTGGATCTGGGAGTATGAAGGGGAAAATTACCCCATAGATGGGACAGATGAG ATAAGGTTCAGAGTTCATAAAATAAGTTTTCCACCTGTGCCTTTAGATCTAGCAAAAAAAGAATCTGATAAAAATCAGTCTGATGAAAAAGATTCGGAGcaaaaaaatttgaagccaTTCGCCCCTATGGTGGTCACT GGATCACTTGATGGTGATGGTTTAGGTCCCATATCATGGTGGGTGTGA